Proteins encoded by one window of Asterias rubens chromosome 18, eAstRub1.3, whole genome shotgun sequence:
- the LOC117302647 gene encoding spermidine synthase-like: protein MDCLRDDWFSELSTLWPGQCLSLKVKEVLYHEKSQYQDVLVFKSENYGNVLILDGVIQCTERDEFSYHEMISHLPLNSHPNPQKVLVVGGGDGGVIREVVKHPQVESVTQCEIDEKVIEVSKKYLRTMSSGFESPKLTQHIGDGFAFMKQHLNEFDVIITDSSDQIGPAAELFEDSYYVLLTKALKPGGIICTQEECVWLNLEEVRTLHKFCKTLFPVVDYGYCTIPSYPSGQIGFTLCSLNPDTNFRKPIRSWTNEVKKTLNLKYYNSDIHKAAFVLPEFARKFLGNEDDGENEKSSQQNGDKLD from the exons ATGGACTGTTTGCGAGACGATTGGTTTAGTGAGTTAAGTACACTCTGGCCTGGTCAGTGCTTGTCGCTGAAAGTAAAGGAAGTCTTGTATCACGAGAAGTCCCAATATCAAgatgttcttgtttttaaaag TGAAAACTACGGCAATGTCCTTATACTGGATGGAGTTATCCAGTGCACAGAGAGAGACGAGTTTAGCTACCATGAAATGATATCCCATCTACCTCTGAATTCACATCCCAACCCCCAAAAG GTCTTAGTGGTTGGTGGCGGTGATGGTGGAGTCATACGAGAGGTTGTGAAACACCCACAAGTGGAGAGTGTCACTCAGTGTGAAATCGATGAG AAAGTTATAGAAGTCAGTAAGAAGTACCTCCGAACGATGTCCAGTGGATTTGAAAGTCCCAAGCTAACGCAGCACATAGGAGACGGGTTTGCGTTTATGAAACAACATCTCAACGAGTTTGACGTCATCATAACAGACTCATCAGATCAGATag GTCCCGCAGCTGAACTGTTTGAGGATTCATACTATGTACTCTTGACAAAGGCTTTAAAACCTGGTGGAATTATTTGCACCCAAG AAGAATGTGTGTGGTTGAACTTGGAAGAGGTCAGGACGCTGCATAAGTTCTGCAAGACATTGTTTCCAGTCGTTGACTACGGTTATTGTACCATTCCTTCATATCCAAGTGGTCAAATTGGGTTCACATTGTGCAGTCTAAATCCG GACACAAACTTCAGGAAACCAATTCGCAGCTGGACAAATGAAGTCAAGAAGACCCTGAATCTGAAATACTACAATAGTGACATTCACAAAGCAGCCTTTGTCCTCCCTGAATTTGCCAGAAAG TTTTTGGGAAACGAAGATGACGGAGAAAATGAAAAGTCGTCCCAACAAAATGGTGATAAGCTAGATTGA